The window GGAGACATCGGAGCGGCTGCATGCTCTCATGGGGGCGGCGAAGGATTTTCTAGCAACCGCGATCGCCGACAACCACTCCCAGATGCAGGCGATCAACGAGGTTGCCGACCAGGGCAAGGCCGGTGTCGACCCAAAAGCGCTGGTCGCCCAGCTCATGAACGAGTTGGGGCGCGCCGCCGCCCGCGCGACGCGGCTCGAGGCAGGCTTTGCGGAAAAGACCCGCGAGCTCGACGTGATCCGCGCCTCTCTCTCCAAATCAGAGGAGCGTGCCCGGACCGATACGCTCACAGGCCTCGCCAACCGCCGGGCGCTCGATGAATTCCTGCGCAAGGCGCAGACAACTGCGGACTGGGGCGAGCCGCTCAGCGTGCTGATGCTCGACATCGACCACTTCAAGACCTTCAACGACAGTTTCGGCCACGGCGTCGGCGACCAGGTGCTGCGCCTGATGGCCAAGGTGCTGCGCGAAAAGGTCCGCGAGCAGGACCTGTCGGCCCGCTATGGCGGCGAGGAGCTGATCGCGGTGTTGCCGGATGCCGATCTCGCCGTCTGCGCCCAGATTGCCGAGCGCATCAGGCACGCGATCGCGGAATGCAGGATCACGCGCCGGTCGACCGGCGAGGTCCTGCCCCATATCAGCGTGTCGATCGGCGTTGCGCAGTACCGGAGCGGCGAAGCGATCACCGATCTCATCGAGCGCTGCGATCGCGCGCTCTATCTCGCCAAGAACAGCGGCCGCAATCGC of the Bradyrhizobium sp. WSM1417 genome contains:
- a CDS encoding GGDEF domain-containing protein, translating into MDASFDDLDRDYAASIAERAMRSMAEQGIPPTPPNFAVWFRYFAGSHDDLRNAIDLLIDHNRPFDVRTNQDLFETYVAPKGGASVSETSERLHALMGAAKDFLATAIADNHSQMQAINEVADQGKAGVDPKALVAQLMNELGRAAARATRLEAGFAEKTRELDVIRASLSKSEERARTDTLTGLANRRALDEFLRKAQTTADWGEPLSVLMLDIDHFKTFNDSFGHGVGDQVLRLMAKVLREKVREQDLSARYGGEELIAVLPDADLAVCAQIAERIRHAIAECRITRRSTGEVLPHISVSIGVAQYRSGEAITDLIERCDRALYLAKNSGRNRVVTETELDGAGAAG